A genome region from Schistocerca americana isolate TAMUIC-IGC-003095 chromosome 1, iqSchAmer2.1, whole genome shotgun sequence includes the following:
- the LOC124614681 gene encoding piggyBac transposable element-derived protein 3-like, which produces MSVYEGKSKDKSDVSVLGLGGSVVLNMICFLRTPELPKIYFGNFFTSIRLMKELSEMRVRATGTAPMNQVNNCPIESENSMKKKLRGTYNYRFEKNTEIMAVMWKDNNCVMLLSNLETVHPVSQVKRWSKAEDKEVQDPQQRMISECNNHIGGVDKLHWNLQKSRVRIRGKKWYLPLFTNILDVALISEHIIYCLSNENIPLLQIRRMVAREYFVQSSAASDPKRAGRPSYQKSTFHMFQLNSGLMETDI; this is translated from the coding sequence ATGTCAGTCTATGAAGGAAAATCGAAGGATAAAAGTGATGTTTCAGTTCTGGGACTTGGCGGATCAGTTGTGTTGAATATGATTTGTTTTCTGCGGACTCCTGAACTTCCCAAAATCTATTTTGGTAACTTTTTCACGAGCATTCGTTTGATGAAAGAGCTCTCAGAAATGAGAGTAAGGGCAACTGGAACTGCCCCCATGAACCAAGTGAATAACTGCCCAATAGAATCTGAGAACAGCATGAAGAAGAAACTAAGAGGAACCTATAACTACAGATTTGAGAAGAATACAGAGATAATGGCAGTAATGTGGAAGGATAACAATTGTGTAATGCTCTTGTCAAACCTTGAGACAGTGCATCCAGTAAGCCAAGTAAAGAGATGGAGCAAAGCTGAGGACAAAGAAGTGCAAGATCCACAGCAAAGAATGATTTCAGAATGTAACAATCATATTGGAGGTGTGGACAAACTGCACTGGAATCTGCAGAAATCTCGTGTGAGAATTCGAGGGAAGAAATGGTACCTCCCATTGTTCACCAATATATTAGATGTAGCGTTGATCAGCGAGCACATCATCTACTGCCTCTCGAATGAAAATATTCCACTGCTTCAAATCCGGAGGATGGTGGCAAGGGAATATTTTGTTCAATCATCTGCTGCTTCTGATCCAAAAAGGGCAGGACGTCCATCATACCAAAAATCTACCTTTCACATGTTCCAATTGAACTCGGGACTTATGGAAACGGACATATGA